Genomic DNA from Acidobacteriota bacterium:
AAAGGCGAACATGCGCTCCGAATCGATGAGGTGACACATGATCTGCTTGGGGCACCATTTCCCTTCCCCCAGCGGCCTTTCGGCGTCCTCTTCGCTGAGCCCTCCCAGCAATTGCACGGTCTGGGCGGCCTGATCTTCGAGGATCTGCAGAAGGTCCCCGTCAGGAACCCGGGAGATATAGTTGTGATAGTACTTGAAGTACTCCGATTGGTCGGGTCGCTGCAATGCGCTCATCCGGTCTCCTTTCTCCCTCCGTTGAGGAGGATCGCCCCGACATTGTAAGGCCCGGGAGTTCAATCAGGCAGATCCAATGCCCGCCGGGAGGGCGATCCACTCCGAAAAAGCAAAGGCCTGCGGCCGGGCGCGCCATCTGACTAGTGCAGTCGGTCAAGAGTCTTGAGCCATGCTGCATCCTAACTTTAATCGGGCCAACCGCGGTACCCAGGGTTGCGCCCTTGCGTCGCTGCGCTTGCAGCGGGCTCCACCCTGGGCTAGCGAATCGCACCCCTTCGGGGTTCTTTTGAACTTCGCATATCGCACCTCGAACTTGGCAAGACCCTGGGCTGGCGAATCTGTCCCTGTCAGGGACAAGAACGTCTCAAGCGCGATGAACGTCTCGCTAGGGACGGGTCGCAGCCTGGTCCAGGCGGCTTCTTGACAAGGGTCGACGGCAACCCGCATCTTTTCGGCCATGGCATCACGGCAGATCGAGGACGCATTGGGGCTGGTGCTGCGGCTGCTGGCAGTGATTTGGGTCGTTGAACTGGTCAATTGGCTGCTCCTCGACCATCGTTTGGCCTCCCTGGGGATCATTCCCCGCCAAGCGCGCGGACTCATCGGCGTGGTGGCTGCGCCCCTGCTGCACGCCAGTCCCGAGCACGCCCTGGCCAACAGCCTGCCGCTCTTGCTGCTGGGAGGGCTGGTGGCCCTCAACGGACGCAAGGTCTTTCTGACCGCCACGGTGACGATCGTCCTGCTGGGCGGAGCGGGCGTGTGGCTGCTGGCCCGCGATGCGGTTCATATCGGCGCCAGCGGACTTATCTTCGGCTACTTCGGCTTCCTGCTGGCCCGCGGATGGCTCGACCGCAGCCTTTTCTCGCTGCTCCTGGCGCTGGCCGCCATCGTCCTCTACGGAGGGATGATCTGGGGCCTCACCCCCATTGCGGCGGGTCCCGAGGTCTCCTGGGAAGCCCACCTCGGCGGCTTCCTGGCGGGCATCGTTGCCTCGGCTTGGGCGAGGCGTGGCCCTTAAGCGAACGCCGTCGGCCACCGCTCCGCGCGGGTTGAGGTAGCATAGGCCGTCCCCCAAGCGTCCGAGCAGGGAATGCCATGACGGAACGATCTCCATCAAACCCGCCTGCGGCCAGAACGAAACTCGGGCTGTGGACGGCCACGGCCCTGGTGGTGGGCAACATGGTGGGTTCGGGGATCTTCCTGCTGCCGGCTTCGCTGGCCCCCTATCGGGGCGCCGCCTTGCTGGGATGGCTGGTGACCGCTGTCGGAGCCTTGGTGGTGGCAACGGTCTTCGCCCGGCTGGCCCGCCGCATTCCCCAGGCAGGCGGACCTTATGCCTACGCACGCGAGGGCTTCGGCGACTTCGCCGGATTCCTCATGGCCTGGGGCTACTGGATCTCCATCCTGGCCACCAACGCCGCCATTTCGGTGGCGATGGTCAGCTATCTGACCGTCTTCTGGCCGGTGCTGAGCCGCCACCGGACGGTGGCGGCGGGCGTGGCCCTGGGCGTGGTGTGGCTGCTGACCTGGATCAATGCCAGCGGCATCCGGCGGGGAGGGATGACTCAGCTCGCCACCACCCTGCTCAAACTGGTGCCGCTGATCGCCGTCGGCACCGTGGGCTGGGCCTTCGTCGATTTGGAGAACATCGTGGCGGCGCCCGCCGACGGACAGCCCCTGGGATCGGCCTTGCTGGCCTCGGTGACGCTGACCTTGTGGGCTTTTCTGGGGCTGGAGTCGGCGACTATCCCGGCCGAGAACGTCGCGGATCCACGCCGAACCATCCCGCGCGCGACGCTGCTGGGAACCGGCCTGACCGCAGTCATCTACATCGTCAGCAGCAGCGCCGTTTCGGGCATGCTGCCCGCAGAGACCCTGGAACTTTCCACCGCCCCCTTCGCCGACGCCGCCCGCGTCATTTGGGGAAGCTGGGGGGCCTATCTGGTGGGAATCGGGGCCGCGGTGTCCTGCTTCGGCGCCCTCAACGGCTGGATTCTGGTGCAGGGACAACTGCCCATGGCCATGGCCCGGGACGGACTCTTCCCCGCGCTTTTCGGACGCACCGCCCCCGACGGCACCCCGTCCACAGCCATCGTCATATCGAGCGTGCTGTCCAGCTTCATCCTGGTGCTCAACTACACCCGCAGCCTGGTGGAACTCTTCACCTTCGCCATCTTGCTGGCCACCATCACCGCCGTCATTCCCTATGCCTTCGCCTCCATGAGCGAGTTGAAGTGGGTGCTGCGCCAGAAGCCCTCCAGGATGGGCCGTCCGGCAGCCGCGGCGCTGGCCTCGGTGGCCTTCCTCTACTCGCTGTGGGTCATCGCCGGAGCCGGCGCCGAAGCCGTCTATTGGGGATTTCTCCTGCTCCTGGCGGGACTCCCCGTCTACGTCGTGATGAGGAGCCGTTCATGAATTTGTCACTGCGCACAGCACTGGTGCGGCCTCCCGGCCCGGAGTTCGCCTCGGGGCTGACCACTCAACCGCCGGCTGCACACGACCTGCGAGAGGCGCTGCGCCAGCATCAGGCCTACGTGGATGCCCTGCGGGAAGCGGGCCTGCACGTCGAAGTGATGGAGCCCTTGCAGGGCCATCCCGATGCCTGGTTCGTCGAGGACGTGGCCGTCCTGGTGCCGCAAGGCGTGGTCTTGACGCGTCCCGGCGCACCGTCCCGCCGGGGGGAAGTCGAATCGGTGCAAGCGGCCTTAAAAGGCCTCCCCCTGATCGGACGCATCGAGGCCCCCGCCACGCTGGACGGCGGAGACGTCCTGGTGGCCGAAAAGCGCGTCTTCATCGGACTCTCCGCGCGCACCAATGGGCAGGGCGTCCGCCAACTTTCCGACCTGCTGGAACCCATGGGCTACCAGTGCTGCCAGATCGAGGTGGGGCCCGGACTGCATCTGAAGTCCGACCTCAACTGGATT
This window encodes:
- a CDS encoding rhomboid family intramembrane serine protease: MASRQIEDALGLVLRLLAVIWVVELVNWLLLDHRLASLGIIPRQARGLIGVVAAPLLHASPEHALANSLPLLLLGGLVALNGRKVFLTATVTIVLLGGAGVWLLARDAVHIGASGLIFGYFGFLLARGWLDRSLFSLLLALAAIVLYGGMIWGLTPIAAGPEVSWEAHLGGFLAGIVASAWARRGP
- a CDS encoding amino acid permease, which gives rise to MTERSPSNPPAARTKLGLWTATALVVGNMVGSGIFLLPASLAPYRGAALLGWLVTAVGALVVATVFARLARRIPQAGGPYAYAREGFGDFAGFLMAWGYWISILATNAAISVAMVSYLTVFWPVLSRHRTVAAGVALGVVWLLTWINASGIRRGGMTQLATTLLKLVPLIAVGTVGWAFVDLENIVAAPADGQPLGSALLASVTLTLWAFLGLESATIPAENVADPRRTIPRATLLGTGLTAVIYIVSSSAVSGMLPAETLELSTAPFADAARVIWGSWGAYLVGIGAAVSCFGALNGWILVQGQLPMAMARDGLFPALFGRTAPDGTPSTAIVISSVLSSFILVLNYTRSLVELFTFAILLATITAVIPYAFASMSELKWVLRQKPSRMGRPAAAALASVAFLYSLWVIAGAGAEAVYWGFLLLLAGLPVYVVMRSRS
- a CDS encoding arginine deiminase family protein, whose protein sequence is MNLSLRTALVRPPGPEFASGLTTQPPAAHDLREALRQHQAYVDALREAGLHVEVMEPLQGHPDAWFVEDVAVLVPQGVVLTRPGAPSRRGEVESVQAALKGLPLIGRIEAPATLDGGDVLVAEKRVFIGLSARTNGQGVRQLSDLLEPMGYQCCQIEVGPGLHLKSDLNWIGPETMLTTSRFADHPSLQDFRLMVVDDDESYAANALPVNDRLLLARGFPKTRRQLKSQGFNVTEVETGEARKMDGGLTCLSLRW